A portion of the Trichomycterus rosablanca isolate fTriRos1 chromosome 17, fTriRos1.hap1, whole genome shotgun sequence genome contains these proteins:
- the mob3c gene encoding MOB kinase activator 3C, translating into MDMALCLGQVFSKDKTFRPRKRFEPGTQRFELYKKAQASLKSGLDLRKVVQLPEGENINDWIAVHVVDFFNRINLIYGTVSEFCSERTCPVMSGGPRYEYRWQDGDQYKKPTKLPALQYMNLLMNWIESLINNEDIFPTRVGVPFPRNFQQVCKKILSRLFRVFVHVYIHHFDSICNMGAEAHVNTCYKHYYYFISEFSLIEHSELEPLRAMTERICN; encoded by the exons ATGGACATGGCTTTATGCCTTGGCCAGGTGTTCAGCAAAGACAAGACTTTCAGGCCTCGGAAACGCTTTGAACCAGGCACACAGCGCTTTGAGCTATATAAGAAGGCCCAGGCATCGCTGAAATCTGGACTGGATCTCAGGAAAGTTGTGCAGCTGCCTGAAGGAGAGAACATTAATGACTGGATAGCCGTGCACGTTGTGGATTTTTTCAACCGCATTAACTTAATCTATGGAACAGTTAGTGAGTTCTGCAGCGAGAGAACTTGCCCTGTTATGTCTGGAGGCCCTCGCTATGAATACAGATGGCAAGACGGGGACCAGTATAAGAAGCCCACCAAGCTGCCAGCCCTCCAGTATATGAATCTGTTAATGAATTGGATCGAATCACTTATTAACAATGAGGACATCTTTCCTACCCGTGTAG ggGTCCCTTTTCCAAGGAACTTCCAGCAAGTGTGTAAAAAGATTCTAAGTCGGCTTTTCCGagtgtttgtgcatgtttaCATTCACCACTTTGACAGCATCTGCAACATGGGAGCTGAGGCTCATGTCAACACCTGCTacaaacactactactactttatCTCTGAATTCAGTCTCATTGAACACTCCGAACTGGAACCACTG AGAGCCATGACAGAGCGGATCTGTAACTGA